The following coding sequences are from one Thermoplasmata archaeon window:
- a CDS encoding 2-oxoacid:acceptor oxidoreductase subunit alpha — protein sequence VLVAFDNEAVEMGKAEMAAHGFVIYDSTAFHIDLPNSAGFPFATLVGGPLGQPIFKNTAAYGALSVLLGFDVARTREVIEERFKRRGAEALEKNLKALEIGRKAAIEATGVTGRFSVIEGDAHDLILTTGNQAVALGFVVGGGRFFAGYPITPATEVMEYLQRYLPAFGGVVRQAEDELAAVNMIIGAAYAGARVMTSTSGPGLSLMTEGIGQAGTAEIPIVVADCQRVGPSTGQPTRHEQSDLSHLANLGHGEYPRFIIAPASPEDCFALTVDALNLADKWRLPVILLLDQALCQNTTTCGRFDLAPLRVDRGKRLTAEEVATLAEYKVYKFTDDGASPYAAPGTPGLWAEVTGNEHDEWGHVSVNPTNRNRMMKKRMGKMVQARDDLPSARLFGDADAKIGFIGYGSTSGPIRETQSILAARGVKTRYFQARTVYPVPVHELDPFLSSVDVAYIVEHNYTGQFARLVREFLPWHHAKLRSILKYDGFSFRTPQIIAEVKEAH from the coding sequence GTGCTGGTCGCGTTCGACAACGAAGCGGTCGAGATGGGAAAGGCCGAGATGGCCGCCCACGGCTTCGTGATCTACGATTCCACGGCGTTCCACATCGATCTCCCGAACTCCGCCGGGTTCCCGTTCGCGACGCTCGTCGGCGGACCGCTCGGCCAGCCGATTTTCAAGAACACCGCCGCGTACGGCGCCCTCTCGGTCCTGCTCGGATTCGACGTCGCCCGGACGCGCGAGGTCATCGAGGAGCGCTTCAAGCGTCGTGGGGCCGAAGCGCTGGAGAAGAATCTGAAGGCCCTCGAGATCGGCCGCAAGGCCGCGATCGAGGCGACTGGTGTCACCGGCCGCTTCTCGGTCATCGAGGGCGACGCGCACGACCTCATCCTCACGACCGGCAACCAGGCCGTCGCGCTCGGGTTCGTGGTCGGCGGTGGACGCTTCTTCGCCGGCTACCCGATCACGCCCGCCACCGAGGTGATGGAATACCTGCAGCGGTACCTTCCCGCGTTCGGCGGCGTCGTACGTCAGGCCGAGGACGAGCTCGCCGCGGTGAACATGATCATCGGCGCGGCGTACGCGGGCGCCCGGGTGATGACCTCGACGAGCGGGCCGGGCCTCTCCCTCATGACCGAGGGGATCGGGCAGGCCGGCACCGCCGAGATCCCGATCGTTGTCGCGGACTGCCAGCGGGTCGGCCCCAGCACGGGGCAACCGACGCGGCACGAGCAGTCGGACCTCTCGCACCTCGCGAACTTGGGCCACGGCGAGTATCCCCGGTTCATCATCGCCCCGGCATCCCCGGAGGACTGCTTTGCGCTCACCGTGGACGCGCTCAACCTGGCCGACAAGTGGCGGCTGCCCGTCATCCTGCTCCTCGACCAGGCGCTCTGTCAGAACACCACCACGTGTGGGCGATTCGACCTCGCTCCGCTGCGCGTCGACCGCGGCAAGCGCCTCACGGCGGAGGAGGTCGCGACGCTCGCGGAGTACAAGGTGTACAAGTTCACGGACGACGGCGCGAGCCCGTACGCGGCGCCGGGAACTCCGGGCCTATGGGCGGAAGTGACCGGCAACGAGCACGACGAGTGGGGGCACGTCTCGGTGAACCCCACGAACCGCAACCGCATGATGAAGAAGCGGATGGGCAAGATGGTCCAGGCGCGGGACGACCTTCCGTCGGCTCGGCTCTTCGGCGACGCGGACGCGAAGATCGGCTTCATCGGCTACGGGAGCACGTCCGGCCCGATCCGGGAGACCCAGTCGATCCTCGCGGCGCGGGGAGTGAAGACCCGGTACTTCCAAGCGCGGACGGTCTACCCCGTCCCGGTCCACGAGCTCGACCCGTTCCTATCGTCGGTGGACGTCGCCTACATCGTCGAACACAACTACACCGGCCAGTTCGCCCGCCTCGTACGGGAGTTCCTCCCGTGGCATCACGCGAAGCTCCGGTCGATCCTGAAGTACGACGGCTTCTCCTTCCGGACCCCGCAGATCATCGCCGAGGTCAAGGAGGCG